TCATTCGACCCGAACACGATCCGGATTATGCATCGGACGACGACATCCGGCGAGCGCCCGGTCTGATTTGTGAACCACAGGGCAGATCGGAGTCTCATCGATGTCCCAGCCTTACAAGATTGAAAAACAGCCGGAAGCGATACCGGACGCACTGCGAACCCTGCTTGATGGAGTCGAAACCGCAACCATCGGCCACTTCGAATATCTTGGATTTGTTGGGGCAGGAATTGCGCCGGTCTTTCCGGCCAAGGCAATTGGAACGGCAGTCACGGTCGCCGCGCCCGGCCGCGATGGAGCCGTCATCTATACGGCAATCGATCTGCTCAGCCCGGGAGATGTTCTCGTCATCTCCCGGGTCGACCGGGACGACGTGGCCTGCGTCGGCGGCGGTGTCGTTGCTGCTGCCCGAGCGCGTGGCGCCGTCGCCATTATCGTCGATGGTCCTTGCACCGACATCGAGGAGATCCGCGCCAGCCGGTTCCCGGTCTGGTGTCGCGGAGTCTCGTCCAAGACGACCAGCCGCCGGCACCAGATCGGTGGCGCGATCAATGTCCCGATCGCCTGCGGCGGGGCGGCCGTGCTGCCTGGGCATGCGGTCCTGGCAGATACGGAGGGTGTCTTCGTTGCCGATCCCTCCGATATGCGTCGCATCGCCGACGTCGCCCTCGAGCGCCAACAGCGCTCCCTTAAGCTCCGGCCCTACCTTGAGGCCGGCCATTCCATCTTCGAACTGGATCGGATCGTATAATGAAGATTTCCCTCGTCCAGATGAACTCCCAGCCCGACCGCGACAGCAATTTGCGCGCGGCCGAGAGCCTGATGTTGCAGGCAATCGCACGCGATACACCGGATCTCATCGTTCTCCCGGAACATTTCGACTGGTCCGGCGGCACGGTGGCGGAGAAACTGGCGGCGGCTGATCATATGCCGGGCGGCGACGCCTATCGCATGTTGCAGGCGTTCGCCGCCCGGCAAAAGGTCTGGATCCACGGCGGCAGCTTGCTCGAAAGGGTCGATGGAAGTCCGAAGATCTACAACACGACGGTCGTTTTTGACCCAGAAGGTAACGAGGTCGGCCGCTACCGCAAAGTTCACCTGTTCGACATCGAGGCGCCAGATGGCAAGATGTATCGAGAATCCGCCACCGTTGCGCCTGGAGAAAGCCTGTTCGTCTACGAATCCGGCGGTTTCAGGATCGGCTGTG
The nucleotide sequence above comes from Ensifer adhaerens. Encoded proteins:
- a CDS encoding RraA family protein; translation: MSQPYKIEKQPEAIPDALRTLLDGVETATIGHFEYLGFVGAGIAPVFPAKAIGTAVTVAAPGRDGAVIYTAIDLLSPGDVLVISRVDRDDVACVGGGVVAAARARGAVAIIVDGPCTDIEEIRASRFPVWCRGVSSKTTSRRHQIGGAINVPIACGGAAVLPGHAVLADTEGVFVADPSDMRRIADVALERQQRSLKLRPYLEAGHSIFELDRIV